The genomic segment TCGGTGTAGCTGGGGCGGCCGTGATAGTAGTTCGCGCGGCGCAACGCCTCGGCCCGGAACATCAGGATGTTCGCGACGGTCTTGTATCCCTTCAGGGCCTCGCGCAGGGCCGCATCGGCGCTGACGAACTCCTGGGGCCGGTGCAGATGGCTGACGCTTTGCACGACGTCGTTGGCGTCGATGACCGCGACGGACGAGTGCGCGTACGCGGCGTCCGGATGCTCCAATAGCTTGGCGTGGAGCACGCGCACGAAGTCGGGAAGCAGCAAGTCGTCGGAGTCGAGGCGGACGACGAACGCCGCCGACGGCTGCTTGAGCACCCACGACGAATTCTCGGCGATGCCGAGGTTCGTGTCGTGCCGATGGTAGTGCACGCGCGGATCGCGCGCGCTGAGCGCCGTCATGACGCCGGGGGTCTCGTCGGTGCTCGCGTCGTCCGAGACCCAGACTTCGACGTGCGGAAAGTCCGTCTGCCGCAGCGCACTCTCGACGGCCCGGCCCACGAACTGGGCCTGATTGTAGGTCGGGATGCAAACCGCGACCGTCGGGAGCGTCTCGCGATTCATCGCATCGGAGGTCGGTCGATCGCCATGGCGTGAGGCCACGCGGCGCCTAGCGGCGCCAGCCGATGCCGGCCGTCAGGCGGAACCACCCGCCATCCGGACCCACGTCCGGTCCGCCCACCACCTTGCGGCCGTCGAAGTGCCATGCGGCGCGATTTGGCGCGATCTTCTTGCCCGCCCGCGCGCCAATCGTCAGGCCGAAGCGATCGCCAACCGAGCGGAGCACGAGCCAGTCGGCGCCAATTGCCGGTTCGAAGAGCAGGTACGTCGCGTCGAGCTTCGACGAATAGTTCGGGTGCAGGGCGACTTCCGTGAAGCTGGGATCCACGCCGGCTGGCGGCGCGCCGCCGCCGTTGCGATCCGAGAGCGTCAGCACCATCGTGCCCGCGCCGACACCGAGCATGGGGTAGAGATTCAGGTGCCGTCCTGCATACCACGTGTACCCGAACTGACCGAGATAGAATCGGCTGCGCAGCGCTGAGGTGCGGCCGCTGCGGGGGTCGCCCTCCTCGCCGAAATCGGTCATCGCGTACTCGCCGCCGAGCACCATACGGCCGAAGCCGATGCGAGCACCGCCGCCGTACGAGATGGCATCATTGGACACGGCGAAGTACTTGGCCGTGTCGAGGCGCTGGTTCAGGTCGGCCGTGAAGGCGATGCTGCCGCCCGTGCCCAGGAAGACGCTGGCATATGGAAAGGTGCCGCCAGGGCCCACGCCTTCGCCGCGAGCGCCCTGTGCCGCCAGCGGTGAGGCGGCGAGCGAGAGGAGCAGCGTACAGGTCGCGGCCCGCGTCAGTGCGGGGGTCAGTCGGTTCGTCATACGCGTCGGTTTCGAGGTGACGCCCGGTCTCTCGCAGGGCGAGAGTAAAATAGCGCTCCACTCACGCGGGCGCGCCCCCGAGATGCAGGCAGGATCGCACCGGACGTGGCCGCCCACGACGCACGCCGATCGCGCACGTCGTTGCCGCCACACGTGCGATTGACCGACGTCGCGGGAGCCGCACGGCTTCGATGGGCACGTGCTCGCGACGAGCACGCGGTCGCGAAAGACTCGTGGTCGCGCAACTGTTGCGGTCGCGTCTAGGCGACGGTCGCGAGAGACTCGCGGTCGTGAAAGACACGCCGTGCAGAGTGGCTGCGATGTGACGCTGTGGAGACGCCGAGCTCGACGCGAAGGTCGGTGGCGGACGGCTGGTCCGACTGGGGCTCTACTGTCAGAGGAACGTGAAACCGAAATTATCGCTATAGATACGCGATGATGGCGTGTTAGTGGCGCTAAAAATGGTGACAGATCGTAGATCGAACCTGGAATACTGTTACGCGCCAGCGCTTCAGTCGGCCGAGCGCGGAGCCGTGAGCAACGCAATCGCCGCCGCGACCGCCTCTCGCGTTCCAGCGAGCGCCAGCACGTCGCCCGCGTGTATCACCTCGGCGCCGCGCGGAATCAGGATGCGCTCCTCGCCGCGCGCGATGGCCAGCACACCAGCCCC from the Gemmatimonadaceae bacterium genome contains:
- a CDS encoding glycosyltransferase, with the protein product MASRHGDRPTSDAMNRETLPTVAVCIPTYNQAQFVGRAVESALRQTDFPHVEVWVSDDASTDETPGVMTALSARDPRVHYHRHDTNLGIAENSSWVLKQPSAAFVVRLDSDDLLLPDFVRVLHAKLLEHPDAAYAHSSVAVIDANDVVQSVSHLHRPQEFVSADAALREALKGYKTVANILMFRAEALRRANYYHGRPSYTEDYDLSVRLADLGYGNVYVHEVLAHYRVWGDAQGTRHHRKVMHLRGLIRLFHGPFAEAYARRGWNQAEVRRARRRVAVRFATSVFMPWITPTERAELVPMLYELDNGWRVHLRVRLLRIGLAPVFAALSRGDTVLRRWAKRVLAALRGLRRAP